DNA from Sphingomonas psychrotolerans:
GATGAAAGCGGGCCAATGCCGCCCGAGGGATCTGAATGAGTCCTGCCGCGCGACCAGCACGACCAAAACCCCGATCGCTACGAGGCGGACGAGAAGCGTGGACAGAACCTCGAGGCGCGCAGCGCCACCAAGGATGAGGGCTACGGCGAGCAGCCCTCCGGCAATGGGTCCGAATTCAAGTCCGGATTTTGTATCGGCGGATTTCGACATGGTTCCTCTTCCCACCTGACAGTCGCAATCCGCCGCGCAGCCGATCATGGCTTGGCGACGGTTAGCAGTTTTCGCATGGGGATTTCGCGCGACCGGAATAGGTCCGTGAATTCCGACAGGTGCGTGTCGCGAGTCGATAGTTGATCTCGCAATAAGGGCAAAGCGCTAATCTGCGCTGTTCGTCGCGCGCTTATTTGGCAGGGGAAGGCTCGAAGCCGAAGAGCGCGATGGTAACAGACAGACCGCGCGGGATACGACGCATCTGGTCCGTCGGATTGTGTGCCTGCACCACGACATGCCCGTCGCGGCCCACAGACGCGCTGAAGATCAGCGCCTCCAGTGCGTGGTCGGGCGTGGCGATCGCAACACAGGGCCCATTCGGGGCAGTCAGCGATACGGTCGCGACAGAGGCTGCGGCGCGCGCAGGAATCGCGATGTCTCGAGCGATCAGGGTTTGCGCGCCGTCGATGGCGTGGAGCGCCGCGGTCTTATTTCCCGGCGGGGAGAGTGCCAAGGACATGCCTGCGATCCGCTCGCCATGCGTCTCAGCGCCCAAGGTCGATCGGCTAAATCTCTGTTTGCGGCTGGTGATGCGCGTTCGCGGGGACGCGATGTCGCTATCTTCCACAACCACACTCTGGCCGACGCCCCCGGTTGCGACGAAGGCGTCGCTTGGGGACGCGCCGGTGACCTGACGGAGCGTCGTACTCGACCAGTCCGCTCCGACGTCGATCCCGCCGGTGCCCGACATGAAACAACCGTCTATCGTGGCGTCGCATTGCGACATGCGGAGCAACGGGATCTGCGGCGCCCCCTCGCCATAGAGCATCTCTATGCGCAAAGGTCGGATTTTCTTGAGGAGAGCCTGTTCGGTTGTACCGCGGGCGTTCTGGATCGCGGTTCCGCGGCCGATGAACAGGTTTGCCGACTTCTTCGGGGGATCGATGCAGAGATTGCGCCGATTGTCCGCGATCATGCAGCCCTCGATGCTACCGTCGTTGAAATAGCCGCTGTCGCTATCGGCGGTGAAGTCTGCGCCGTCGTAGAGGAGGCCTTCGCCGCCTGCCGACAGGATGCTGTCGCGGAGCGACCATTGATAGCAATTTGAAATCAGGATATTGGTCTCGAAGCCGTGAATGCGAACGCCCTCGACGCGCATATGGCCACTGAAGGTCGCGCGCTTGTCGGCGCGCAGCGCGAGCCCGGCGGTGGGCGCGGTGCCGCGGGCCATGAGCGTCAGGTCGGCGATCAGGCGATAACTGCCGAGCGTGAAAACCGGACCGTGATGGCCGACAACGTCGCAAAGGAGCGTCGACGATAGCAAACCTGCGCCACGCATATCGCAATCCAGGGTCAGGCTTCCACGCCCGGCGGGGCGAAGCAGAAAGCTTCCACTCGTAATCATCAGCACCGCCCCATGGCGGGTGCAATGCGCTATCGCGGCCTTGAAGGCCGGCCAAGTGTCCGTCTGACCGTCGGCGACGGCACCGAACATCTCGGGCGTGGGGAAGGCCTCCGCAAGTCGAAAAAGTCGTTTGCCCGCGCGAAACACCGACGCCGGGCGGGTCGCGAGGGCATCGTCATCCAGCGCGGGGTCGGCAATGTACATCGCGGATCCCAGCCCGGCCCGCGCGAAGCCGGCGGTGCGCACAGCCTGTACGCCTGCCGCTAATGCAACCTCTTGGCCCAGAGGAAAGGTCGACAGCGTCGGGATCAGGCCTTCGATGATCTGGACCGGCGGCGCCGGCTCCGGAGGTCTGGACGCGCCGATAGCGGCCAGCGGCGCGCCAATGCCGGCGAGAGCGAGTAATCCGGCACGGCGCGAGACCATTAACCGCCGCAATTCGTCTGAGATATCGGACATTCGTTACTCACCTCGACGATGGATCGCGGCGGCGATCGTAGGCGGTCACCCGTCGATCAGCGACCGCAAATAGGTCCCATAGCCGCTGTTGCGGTATCGCGCAGCGGCAGCCGCGACTTGTTCCGCATCGATCCATCCTGCCCGATAGGAAATCTCCTCCAGGCAGCCGACCTGCAGCCCCTGTCGTGCCTCGAGCATGGCGATGAACTGGCCCGCTGCGAGCAAGCTCTCAGGCGTCCCGGTGTCGAGCCACGCATAGCCCCGCCCCAACGTCTCGACATGCAGTCGGCCCTGAGCGAGATAATGCGCGATCACGGATGTGATCTCCAGCTCGCCGCGCGGAGAGGGCTTCACCGCGGCGGCGACGTCGGGCACGTCGGAGGGGAAGAAATACAGACCCGTCGCTGCGAAATTGCTCTTCGGGACCGTGGGCTTCTCTTCGATGCTGATGACCTTGTTATCGGCATCGAACTCGACCACGCCATATTGGCTGGGCTCAGCGACATGATAGGCAAATATCGATGCCGCGTCGCGCCTTCCATCTGATCGCTGGCCCATCTCCTGAAGGTTGTCGCCATAGAAGATGTTGTCGCCAAGGATCAGCGCCGCGGGAGCGCCATTGAGGAACTCACGTCCCAGAATGAAGGCCTGCGCCAATCCATCGGGGCGCGGTTGCGCGACATACTCGATCCGTATCCCCAGCGCGGAGCCATTTCCAAGCAGGGCACGAAAGCTGGGGAGCTGATCCGGGGTGGAGATGATCAAGATCTCGCTCAGGCCAGACAGCATCAGCACGCTGAGCGGATAGAAGATCATGGGCTTGTCGTAGACGGGAAGCAGTTGCTTCGACACCGTCAGCGTAAGAGGATGGAGCCTGCTGCCGGTGCCACCGGCAAGAATGATGCCCTTGCGCGTTTTCATGCGGGATTCTCGCCCTCTCTATATTGCTGGTCCAGCCAGGCCTCATGCGCTTCCGACCGCACCGCGTTTAGCCATTGCGAATTGGCCAGATACCACTCGATGGTGGCGCGGATGCCGCTTTCCACCGTGTGCCGGGGCGACCAGCCGAGTTGGCTGGTAATCTTGCGGTTGTCGATCGCGTAGCGTCGGTCGTGTCCGGGCCGATCCTTCACGAAGGTGATCAGTTCGGCATATGAGCCGGCTGCACGGGGCTGCAGTTCGTCAAGCGCGGTGCAGATCGCGCGCACCAGATCGATATTCGCGCGTTCGTTATTGCCGCCCACATTGTACGTCTCGCCAAGCGTACCGCTGGCAAGAACGCAACGAAGCGCGTCGCAATGGTCGGAGACGTGGAGCCAATCACGTACGTTCCGGCCATCGCCGTATATCGGAAGCGGCTTTTCGGCCAGCGCGTTGGTGATCACCAGAGGAATCAGCTTCTCTGGAAACTGGCGAGGTCCGTAGTTATTGGAGCATTGCGTGGTGAGGGTAGGCAGGCCGAAGCTATGGTGCCAGGCCCGGACGAAATGGTCCGACGCGGCCTTGCTCGCCGAATAGGGACTGTTCGGGCGATAGGCATTGCTTTCGCTGAACGCAGGTTCGTCCGCTGACAGGCTTCCATATACCTCGTCGGTGCTGACGTGCAGAAAGCGGAAACTGGCTGCCTCGTTCGACGGTAGCTGCCTGAAGAAAGTGAGAGCGCAACGGAGCAGGTTGAAAGTCCCGTCGATGTTCGTCCGCAGGAAGACGCCGGGATCGTCGAGACTGCGATCGACATGGCTCTCCGCGGCAAAATGGACCACCGCGCGCGGCCGATGCTCGACGAGAAGGTCAGACACCGCACGCTCGTCGCAGATGTCGGCGACGATCAGTTGATGGCGATCATCTCCGTCGATCGGCAGGAGCGACGCTCGCGAGCCAGCATAGGTAAGTTTGTCGAGGTTGACGATACGCTCGTCGCTCTGGGTCAGCCAGTCGAGGACGAAGTTGCTGCCAATGAAGCCGGCACCGCCGGTGACGAGAATGGTCATGCGCGCTCCACGCGATTGGTTTCAGGTAATGCCGTTCCCGATGGGGATGGCAAGAGGTGCCGTGTCGCCGCGATCGCCTCCTGCTAGCCCCAGCAGGATGTCGCGAAATTCGAAGCGGAAGAGACGCCGGGTCCAGGTGCGGCCTTCTGGCGACGAGGTGTCGGAAACCAACGTCCAGCCTGAAAGGCGCGAAAGGATACGCTGCCTGCTCAGCAGCCACAGCGGATAGCTCGCCGGATAGATGCGGCGGGGCACGACTTGCACCGCGGCCCGGTGGTCCGGGGCTTTGGTCACGGGCGTACGTTCCAGCAGAAGGTAGGCCGATGAAAGGCTGGCCAGCCGGTCGAGCAAGGCATCGGGATCATCGATATATTGCAGCACGCTGGAAAGCAGGATCACGTCGGGCTGCAACTGCGTGGTGGCCGCCTCTATCGTCTCCTCGAAACGGAGCGTCTCGTCGGCAAATTCCGCGGCGCCTATTCGCGCGAGCACGGGCTGCTCGACGATCGTCCATATCGCTCCTGCCGGCAGGAAGGGTCGGCAGCGACGGAAGCTGGTGCCCAACGCCCCGCCAAAGTCGAGAACGTGCAGGTGGCCACGCCTGCGCCATGCATCAAGTAAAATCGCGACAAGCGGAAACGGCGGAGGCATATCTCTGAGCAGCACTGCGTCCTGATCGATCAAAGCGGGGTCGTCGCGCGACGCCCTGGCGGCGCGCGCGACGTTGTCGATCAGGACGGGGTCGTCATACTGACCCGCATGTCGGCGCGCGGCGTTCCAGTCCGAAAAGGGGCCGACATAAGTGTTCGTTCCCGGATGCAGGACCCGAAGGAATTCGCTCGCCAGCGGAGGCAGGAGATCGCGGATGTTCATCGTCGCGCCTTGCGCCGCAACCAGCGTGCGGCGCGCCGCAGCGGGCTGGAGCGCAGGCTCTCTGCCATGGCGTGCCGCCCGACATCGGATTCCTCGATGGCGATGCCGCCGACAGGCAGTATCCCCTCGAAAAGCGCGGTGTCATACCGGTTTTGCTTGAGGCTATGCGTGCCGGACCCGTCATTGCCTATATTGTGAACGAGGCTCCGGCCCGGGTGCAGGGTCAGGCGGTCGGCGAGGAAGCAGGCTGCGTGCCACCGCACGGCCCAGGAATTGTTCCGCCCGGCGATCTGGTCACGGAGCATGGCGGTGAAAGGGTAGCTGCCGTCGAGGTCGAATGCGCGCGTCAGGCGACGCTCCTCCAGCTGCGCCAGAAGCTTCGAGCCATCGGGTTCATAAAGTGGCCATGCGCGGCGCCAGGTTGCCCAGCCCCAGCAATCGGCACCGCGGATGAAAAAGGTGTCAGGCAGCGCGCGGCGGGTCGGAAAGCGCCAGCCGTGGATGCTCGCGACCCGTTCCTCCTCGGCATATTCATCGAGGGCGTCGTTCATGTACCGCAGGAAATGTGGGGCAACCTGAAGATCATCCTCTACCACGATCACTCGATCTGAGCGCTCGAGCGCTTCTCCCACCCCGGCGACGACCGAACCGGCGAGCCCCATATTGGCGTCTCGCGAAACCGTGCGGACTTCGCGGAACCCGGTTGCCTTTGCTGCCGCCTCACGCACTGCGGCTACACCCGCTTCATCCTCGGAACCCCGCGCACCATCGCAATAAATCGTCAGAGACGATGCCGATGCCTCCGCATTACTTGCAAGTGACGCGAGCGTGCGTTGCAGGTGGTCCGCCCGTTTGAAAGCGAACAGAATGATATCGGCGGTCACGGTTTGCAAAAAATCCCCGGAAGGCGCGGGTGAGTAACCGACCGTTGGATGTGATACAAGGCCGCAGCCGACTCTGGCGCAGGCGCAGAAATTCGCCTACGGCGCCTCATCTCCTATTTCGCTAGAGTATGTTTCCCGATGATTGCCCGTAAATTGGTCTTCGGCTTTGATATCGTGCAGGCCGATGCAGACGAGCTTGCCCGGGCATTGCTGGACCAGGCGCAAGAGCGTCGCGGGACACGGGTCGTCTGCATCAATCCGCATTCGATAGAGACTGCCCAGAACGACGCCGAGTTCGATTCCGCGCTGCGTAATGCGGATGTCCGGCTTTGCGACGGCGTCGGCATTGTCGTCGCAGCAGGTCTCTTCTTGCGCCAGCGACTGAAGCGGCTTACCGGTCCGGCTCTTTTCACAGCCGTAAATACCGAACTGGGCCGTCGCGGCGGATCCGTGCTGCTTTTGGGTGGCGTCGGCGAATGGAACGAACGGTTGCTCGCCCAACTGGTCGAGCAGAACCCGGGGCTTCGCGCGACAGCCTACGCGCCCCCGTTCAAATCGCGCTTCGAGCCGGAAGACATCAACGCGATGCAGGACGAGATAGACCGTTGCAAGCCGGATGTCTTGTGGGTCGGGGTCGGATCGCCCAAACAGGAAAAGTTGATGGCGATGCTGGATGGTCCCAGTTTCGGGGTTGCGGGCGCAGTGGGGGCGGCCTTCGATTTCTCCTCGGGGCGCGTCAAACGCGCTCCCTCGATCGTTCGCAATCTCGGGTTGGAATGGGCCTATCGGCTCATGCAGCAGCCCCGGCGGCTCGGTGCCCGGACGTTCCGCTCCGCTCCGCGGTTCCTTGCTCTCGCGTACAAGCTGCGGGGAGCGCGAGAGTGAGGTCCACCATTGCGGTTGTGCTGACTGTCCACAATCGCCGTGACAAGACGGAGGCAATGCTCCGGACGCTCATCGAGCAGCCGAACTCCGCGTTTCCGCTGCACTTCTATATTACGGACGACGGTTCTAACGACGGGTCGGCGGAAGCGGTCCTCGCAGTGACCCCAAATGCCAAGATCTTGCCCGGGGATGGAAGCTTGTTCTGGGCGGGCGGGATGCGCCTCGCCCTCGATGCCGCCCGGCAAGACGGGCACGCCCTCTACTTGCTGGTAAACGACGATGTCGTGTTCGATCGCGACATGCTTGACCGCATGATCGCCGCGACCGATGCGACGCCGGCCCGACCTTGCATCATGGTCGGTTCGGTTCGCGGGGAAGATGGCGCGACAAGCTATGGCGGGTTCATGCGCGAGACCGGCTTGGGCGTGCGGCTGGCGCGCGTCGAGCCAGACGCTCACAGCAGCGTGCCGATTGCCACCTTCAATGCCAATTGCGTGCTCCTCGACGCGGCGGCGGTTGAGCGCCTCGACGGACTCGATCCAATATTTACCCATGCGCTGGCCGACATCGATCTCGGACTTCGCGCACGTTCGGCGGGCATTCCTGTGTGGCTCGCACCTGGCCATGTCGGTGCCTGCGCTCTCAATACGGGAACATTGATACCAGCGGTGCCGGTCGGCTGGCGCGCCTTTGTCCGGCGCGTTCTCTCGCCGAAGGGGCTGCCGTCGCGCGAGTGGATGCTGTATAACCGGCGCCACGCGGGGGCCTCTTGGCCGATTCCTTTCCTTGGCGCCTATGTGAAGCTAGCCGCTCGCTACGCCTTGTCACGATGGAAAAGTTTGACGTGAATTCACCGGCCCTCGCAAATCCCTCGGATATCCTGCTGAGGACGCGCCCGCTGTGGCTTGCGGGTTTCGCGTTGATATGCATCTCGCTGCTGTGGGCGTCGGTGCTGGGCGGAATGCTCATGCTCACTTTGATTGCAACGGCGCTGGCCGCCCCATCGCGGCGTGCCGAGATGCTCGCGCTCCTGGGAACGCTGACAGTCGTTGCATTTACGCTGTTCAAGCGGCCCGAGGGCGACGAATATTACTATCTGCTCTATATTGATCGCGTTCGCGGATATGGCGCCGGGTGGCTGACCCAAGACTCTATTTTCTCAGTGCGTGACACCGAGCCGCTGTTCAAATTATTCGTGTTCGTGGTGTCGAAGCTTGAATACGGAAAGCTGATTTTCATCGTGGTGCTGATCGGCGTCGTTTATTATCTTGCGACACGCAGCTTGGTCGCGGTTGCCAAGATCCTGAATGCCAATGCCGTACCGCTGCTGCTGGTAACGTTTCTCATCTCGATCAACGTGTTCGGTGCCGCCCAGCTAATGCGGCAGTATCTCGCGATGTCCATCGCTTGCGTGAGCATTGTCTTCATTTTTCAGGGCCGCGACCGGTGGGCGGTGATCGTCGTGCTGCTGAGTGCGACCGTGCACAATGCCAACGCGATCATCTTGCTTCCCGTGCTTGCCGCACTCGCGATCGAACGCTGGCCGCGGCTAACGCTGCTCGGTCTCGCCGCGGTCACATTGTTGGGATATTTTTATCTCAGCCGCACGCAAATTCTTATAGTCGGCGGCGCGACCGATGCAGAGCGGTGGCTGGCAGCGTTCGCCAAGGACGATGGCTCGATTCCGATCTGGCTGATCGCGTTGGACGGCGCGATGCTGGTCATGCTGACCTTCCTTTGGGCGACTGCACGTGGAACGGACCCGTATCTCCAGCGCTTCATCGGCTTCGCGCTTGGGTTGGCGGGCGCGGTCATCATCGTTTCCTCCCAAAGCCTGCTGTTCCTGCGGACCTATGTGGCGATCGAGTTCTTTCGGCCGTTCATGCTCCTCATGCTGCTGCGGCAGTTGCGCCTCGAGCGGGATGCGCTCGTAGGTACGGTGCTCGCACTGCTCGCCGTGGGATATTTCGTCTACCGCCTGAACAATGTGGTGTTCGACTACGGTGGCACCACGGAGGATATCGTCGGCATCGGCGTCGAGGATCTGCTCGCCAGGCTCCAGCTTTTCGACCTCAGATAGATTCAGCATTTTGGCGGGCGCAGCTTCGCTCGTCGGTTTTGGGCTGGTGGCATCCGCTCCGCAGGAAGGCCTGGGCGGAGATAGAGCCGCATCTTCCTGAAAGCCGCGCGTGGATGATCGCTGGGTGATCTCGGGTATCTTGCATGTACTCAAGACCGGCTGCCTATGGCCTGCCGACGACGAGCTACAGTTGCTGGGCCGGGCAGGGCATCTGGCAAAGATTGTTCGAGAAGATCGCAGCGGCTGGGCCGGTGCCGACGAACTGTCGATCGACAGCAGTCACGTCAAGGCACACCGCTCGGCAGCAGGCTCAAAAAGGGGGAGTGGCAAGAAGCGATCGGCCACTCGCGCGGTGGCAGGACCTGCAAGATCCACTGCCTGGCCGATGATCGCGGCAGACCGGTCGCCCTCGCGCTGACACCCGGCAACATTGCCGACATCTCGATGGCGATCCCGCTGCTGGAGGCCGCCAGACCCGCCCCCAGACTGCTCGCCGACAAGGCCTATGATGCCGGCAGTCTGCGCAACTGGCTCAGACGACACCGCATCAAGGCCGGTATCCCCTCCACCGCATCCCGCCGAAAGCCATACCCCCTCGACAAACGCATCTATCGACGCAGAAACGTCATCGAGCGCCTGTTCTGCCGCCTCAAGAACTGGCGACGCATCGCCACCCGATACGATCGACACGCCGCAAATTACCTCGCCGCCATCGCTCTCGTCGCCGCCGTTACCGAGTGGGTCAAATGAGTCCCCAACCTAGCTCGCCGATCTGGGAAGGATCGCCCGCATGCGTGTCCACAACGCGCGATATACCGGTTGATGCCAAAGCATGGCAGCGGCGACGATGCCGACAAGGGCGGGGCCCGCGGCGAACTGAATGAGCGTGGGAGCCGTGAGATGGATGGCAAACGCGATGCAAGCCGTAGCGCCGACAAGCATGGCCGAAGCAAGCGGGAGCGCTTCGAACGGGATGCAATCTCGCAGCGAAATGTGATGTTCGAGGTGAAACGCAATCAGTGTCACGCCTCCTCCAAGCGCAAGGCCAAGCGCCGAGCCGATCAGGACACCCGCTCCGCCGAATGCCAGGCCTAGAGCCCAAGCGAAGATCAGGTTGAGCACGCCTATCGTCAACTGGGCCGTGACCGCCCAGCGTAGGCGGCCGACTGCCAGATAGAGAAAGTAAGAGGGCCCCACCATCGTATTTGCCCACCAGCCGAGCCAGCAAAGCGTAGCGATCGCCAGGAAGGCAGGCTCGAAATGCCCGAGCCAGAGCGTGAGTACAAACGGCAGGGCTGCACCGATCACGCCGTAATAAGCGAATGCCGTCACGAACAGGAACCTGAACGACTGGATATATACGCGGCGCACGTCCCCGTGCCGGTCGGAAGAGGTTTCGAGACGTCCGGCGACGAACGGAACCAGCGCGTTGTACGCCGAGACGATCATGGACCGGAACTGCAGCATCATCCGGTTCGCCATTTCATAATAGCCGGTAAAGGCCAGTCCACCGAAATAGGTGAGCAGCACTTTCACGGTGGGATCGAACAGCAACTGGCCCACCGCCGCTACCTGCAAGCCGCCACCGTATTTGACCAGTTCGCGCGCCCGCTTCCGATCCCATGTCCACCAGGCGGCAAGCGGTTGACGTATCTGGCGGATTGCGATCACGGCGGCGACGACAAGCGTAAAACAAGCGGTGATGATCTGAACCGGACCAAGACCCAACACTCCATGCGCCGGCACCAGGACGAGCGCTGCAACGAGTTGGACGATCGAACCGCCCAATTGCGTCGTTGCGCGCAGGTCCATGCGCTGCATCCCGTCCAGTGCGCTGAGGAACACGTTCGCAATCGTCGTCAGCACGAGGGAGGCGACGGCGTAGCGCAGCAGAACCAGGCCGTTGGGTAGCATCTCCTGAGGAAGGGCTTTCTCGAGCCCAATCTGAAAAATAGGATAGAGGAGTGCCGACGCGAGCAAGATCATTCCGGTGACGAGCGCGAGCGACATACCGATAGTCACGGCAGCCTTGCGGCCATCTCCGCGGCCCAGATCGGCGGCCACGAAGCGCACGACACCGCCGCCAAGCCCCATTTCCGAAAGACGGGCGACCGAGGTGCTGGCCATTACCAGCGACCACAAACCGACGTCCGCGATCGTGATGAAATGGATAAGTACGCGATACAGTGCAAACAGCAGAACCGCTGATATGCCGACCTGAGCAACCGAAAAGGCTGCGTTTCGGCCGAGTATGCCGAGGCTCATTCGGTCTCTCGGGTAAACTGTACCAGGAAATGGTCCATCGCGGTGGGCCAGAGGACCGGATATCCCAGCTTCTCTTCGTGAGAAACCTTTCCACGGATGCGCCGCAGCGAGGATATTAGCCAAGGCGCGGCGATGAAGAGAACGTTCTTCAACGAATCGAGGGCGCGCCGGGCCGGGCCACCAGTGGCGCGGCGATACCGGACAATGCTCTCGACTATCAGACCCGTCTTCCCGGCGGCGGCATCACACCAGCTCGGATTCAAGAATACGAGGTGCTCCGCGCAGATGCAGTAGGCATTGCGCGACTTGAGCAAGCGGAACGGAAACGAATCGGTGTTGCCGGTGGCGACGATGAGTTTGCCCCCGGGTCGCAGCGATTCGCTGCATGCGTGGAGCAACGCGAGGGGGTCGGAAACATGTTCGAAGATGTCGAAGGCGGTGATCGCATCGAATGACGCGGGATTGTCCGCGAGCGCCGTGAAATCGTGGCCGACTATTTTCACGCCACTCTCGCCCGCGCGCGTGGCAGCGGCCCGATTCACTTCGATGCCGTAACGATCCCAACGCTCTCCAATGCTCTCCAGAAACCGGCCGTCATAGCATCCAAGGTCGAGAATCTTTCCAGATTCTGGCAAAGCCGACTTGGCTAGACTCCAATCAACGCGTTCCTCGAGCGGCGTTTCCCACGCCTCGGCGGTGCCGGTATCATATAACTTATCAAGTTGCGCCTTCGACAGGCTGGGTGCGCGATACCAGAGGCTGCAGCCGAGGCACTGCCACAACTGGCCTCCGGGGATAGGATCGACGGGGGTGCCGGCAAATTCGACAGCAGCGGGTATCGGTCCGAGCAGTTTTCGACGATCCGAATCGCAGCTAGGGCAATTGGCTGTCGACGCTTGTCGAGGGGTCATTGGCGAAGAAAGACTGCGTCAATGTACAAGACTTTTCCACCCTCGCCATAAACCTGGTTGAGGTTTCCGGAGTAGCTCATGCCACCGGCGCGCGCCAAATCCAGGACCTCCTCGAAGGTGCTCTGACCCTCGTAGAGGGATTCGAGGCATATTTCGGTGATGATGCCGTTCGCACGGGCGATCGTGCCAGGAGCGCCGCGCAGCACAGCGGCTTCGAAACCCTGAACGTCCAGCTTCAACAGCAGGTTATCGCCGATATCGTCCTTCAATCCTGAAACGAAGTCATCGAGGCGCTGAATCTCCACAGACTGTGAAGACTGATCCTTGGTTACCGGATACAGATCGTGCGAAATATCCGTTGTCTTAAGCAACGAAGAGGATGGTGTATGATGTGGATGAACCGCCATCTCGACCGACCCAGCAGAATCACCTAAGGCAATATGAACCGGAACGGCGTTGCCGTCGGCATCGCACCAGCTTTTGAGCTTCGCATAAGCGGCGTCCACCGGCTCGAAACAATATAGTTTGCTCGAAGGGAAGCGACGACGAGCTTCTCGCGCGAATTGACCTTCGTTTGCGCCGATATCGAAGATCGTCGTGAAAGGGAAATCGCCGAGCCCAAGATAGTGATGAAGCGGGTTTTGCGATTGCCTGATAACGTGAAGACCGAATTTCTCTGCGAAATTGCGCGCGGCACTCTTCAAAGTCATCGTGTCACTTATCCTTGGCAAATCGAGCGCCTGTCGCAGACGCTGTAGCTAGCGACCGGTCGAGATACAAGGCACCCCGAAGGGTGCCTCAATCGACATGAAGCCACCACGATTCCGTTTGCAGAACCTCGACGTCGGCGCAGGCTCGATCGGCTGAATACCGGACGCAATAAAAAAGTGACGGCCCGAAGGGGCCGTCACTTCTAATTCCGGAAAATCCGAACAGACTAGGGGCTGTCGGGATCGTCGTCGTTGTTGGCGAGCGCAATAGCGCCGCCGATGATTGCGGCAGTGGCGAGCACGCCGATGATCACGGCCGGGGCCAGATCGCTATCCTTTTCGCTCGCCGTCGAGGCGCGCGAAAGCGACAGCTTGGAGGCCGGAGCCGCCACAACCGGGGTGGCGGCCATTGTAACGACCGCAGCCGCCGTAAGAAGCTTTGACAACATTATTCTACTCCCTCTTCGAGCTCCGGTGCTCTCGTCAGCCGACCCTATGACATAGGAGCCCGCTGACAGCAACACCTCAAAATCCAAGCTCACGACAAACTTAGCGATGCCGTTGCTCGAACGCAACACTGGTTCGGTTGGCCCGAACTCTCTGCTCACGATGCACGACCCGTGTCGCGAGCACACGCACTTTCATAACGCGCTGCAGCATTAGTGCCAAGGGGGTTAACGTAGGATGACCCGAATGTTCTGAATGCCCCAAGCGGCTGTTGCGCGGGCGGGGCACGCGGCGGACCTGTCGATTGCGGGAACCGACGGAGCGTGACTAAAGGGGGTATGGCATGCCTCCTCCGCTACACGGCTCGATATGTTTGCAGGTTCCTCGTCTGGGCAATGGCGGCGGCGTCGTGTTTTGGCGCCGTAGCCGCGGCGGCAGAGGCGAAGCAGGCGGCGGATGTCTTCGAGGCCGTCAGAAAGGCAGATCTGGATCTGGGGCGAATCGGCTGGAAGCTGGCCACTGCCAACGCCGCGCTCTGCGACCGCCTCGAGCCCGGGCTAGGTTTTCAGCTCCACACGCTCGACCAGTTCGATGATTCGTCTCGCGATGCGGCGCGAAAGCACTTTGGATTTGCGTCAGCGGTTGCTGTCGAAGGCATATTTCCGGGGAGTCCAGCCGAGCGCGCGGGTCTTCATGTGGACGATTCGCTCCTGCATGTCGGAAACGTCGACATCGCAGCGATTGCGGGAAAGAGCGGGACGACCCAGCGGCTCGTTGCTACGCAACTGG
Protein-coding regions in this window:
- a CDS encoding FkbM family methyltransferase, with the protein product MTLKSAARNFAEKFGLHVIRQSQNPLHHYLGLGDFPFTTIFDIGANEGQFAREARRRFPSSKLYCFEPVDAAYAKLKSWCDADGNAVPVHIALGDSAGSVEMAVHPHHTPSSSLLKTTDISHDLYPVTKDQSSQSVEIQRLDDFVSGLKDDIGDNLLLKLDVQGFEAAVLRGAPGTIARANGIITEICLESLYEGQSTFEEVLDLARAGGMSYSGNLNQVYGEGGKVLYIDAVFLRQ